In the genome of Paenibacillus pabuli, the window AGACAACAAAGGTACACGACCAATTTCTTTGAGATACATCCGTACAGGGTCGTTGATTTTGATTCCTGGTGGAAGGCTCAGATCATCATCAAAGTGGAATTCATCGTCTCCCTCTCTGTTGTTGTTCTCGGAATCTTCACTAGGGCGAAGGGTTACCTCTTCATCATTTTCGTTCACGACATCAATACCCAGGTCGCTTAGTTGTTCGTAGAACTCATCCATCTGTTCTGCGTCTTGCTCAAATGGAGAAAGTTTTTCTATAATTTCCTTGTAGTTCAACGAAGCTCTTTTCTTACCTGATTCAATCAATTGGTCCTTAACCTGATCCAGCGTCAATTCTGTTTCTAGTTCAGTATGCTGATCATTCGCCATAACTAGACTCCCTCCTCCCTAGAAACATCCAACATTCAGACGTTCACTGTCTCTCTAGGGCAATCATTTCAATTGCAATTTGTGCCGCGCGTACAGAATCACCTGCCCGCTCTGCAGCAATCATTTCTTCTTTTTTCAGATCGTACTCTTTCTTACGCGGATATTTCAGCACTTCCCTGATGCAATCGTCGAGCACCTGAACACTCCATTCACCTGGACCATCCATCATCGAGATTGAACTGACTGTCTTTTCCAGTCGGTCGTCATGCAGTGAAGACATAAAACGGCTTGTATCCGACGGTTTGCCTTGCGCATAATAGGCATATAGATAAGCAGCAATAGCTGCATGATCATCCAAGTTAAAAGCTTCACCGAGATGCTCATTTACGTACTGGGCAGCCTCATCATCCTGAAGCATCCAGGCGAGCAGTTTGCGTTCAGCAGCGTGATAAGCCGGCAACAGATTGGGTGTAGGCACCTGCCTATTTTGTTGCCTACCATTATTCCACCTTTTCGGGTTATTATCCCCAAACTGGAGGTTATTTTTCATGGCTTCCCGTTCTTCGTTACACTCCTGCTTCAGTGTTTCAAATGATACGTCCACTTCCGCAGCCAGTTCCCGAAGATATACTTCCCGTTCTGTAGGAGAAGACAAAGGAGCAATAAGTTTCACCGCTTCCTTGGAATAAGCAATTTGTCCGCCGCCTTCTAGCAGTATATGGTTTTTTTTCAGGTTTATAAGCTTAAATTTTGTAGTCGTTACGGCCCCGTCCACAATCTGGTTACGGAACCGCTCGCCACCATGCTTGCGGATGAAATCATCCGGGTCTAACCCATCCGGTATTAGAGCAATTTTGACTCGCAATCCGGCTTCCTCAAGTATAGGGAAGTTTTTGAGTGCTGCAGCCTGTCCAGCTCGATCACCGTCATAACATACAATGACTTCGTCACACATGCCTTTAAGCATCAGTGCCTGATTCTCAGTGAGCGCAGTACCCATTGCTGCGACACCATTCTGGATATCCTGATCCCAGGCGGAGATAACATCACCATATCCTTCGAACAATATGGCCTGTCTTTGTTTGCGAATTGCATTTTTGGCATGATGCAGATTGTAGAGAACACGGCTTTTGTTAAACAACCGGGTTTCCGGTGAATTTAGATACTTTGGTTGCCCGTCTCCCAAAATGCGGCCTGCAAATGCAATCGGCTTTCCGCTCCTGCCATTAATCGGAAACATGACCCTGTCTCGGAAACGGTCCACATAGCCCTGACCTTCGTTTCGCGGTGACAGTAAACCACCCTTCTCCATCTCTTCAAGCGGAAATTCGCGTTTCTCCAGAAATTGTACCAAGGTGTCCCAGCGATTAGGCGCATAGCCAATCTGGAATTGATCAATGAGTTTATCGCTAAACCCACGTGACCGTAAATATTCCATAGCCACTTTGCCGTGCTCTGTATTTTTCAATAAGAAATGATACAGTTTCGCGGTAAGCTCATACGCCTCCAATAAACGTTCGGTCTCTGGATTAACATGAGCCGATTCACGCCCTTGCCAGTCCCCCATTGAAATGTGGCTTTCTTCTGCCATCGTTTTGACAGCCTCGGGAAAGGATAACCCTTCGATTTCCATCCTGAATTTGATGGCATTTCCACCCGTGCCGCAACCGTAGCAATAGAAAATTTGTTTCTCAGGCGTAACTGTAAACGAAGGCGTCTTCTCAGAATGAAAAGGACAGAGGCCTTTCATATATTTCCCCTGTTTGGTCAGATGTACAAATCGGCTCACCGTATCGACGATATCATGCTGCTGTAACACCGATTCAATAATGCTTTCGGGTATACCGCCTTGTCCGGTACTCATCTTGGTCCACCTTCATCTCTTTAACACGTAAATATTATTCGATAAACTTACACATTCTCCTGCAAATCTTTCAAAAGTTTTGTCAGTTTATGTTGAAAAATTTCCCGATCCTGCTCTGTGAAAGCTTTTGGCCCTTTTCCATACTGGCCTCTTTTTCGTGCTTTGGCCGCAGTATGACGGGAATCCAGCATGAAATCAATGTCACGATCATTAAACTCACGACCACGAAATGATAAAACATAACAACGTTTGCCAAGTGCGAGCGCCGCCAGTCCATAATCCTGTGTAATGACAACATCGTATGGCTTGATGTGATTGGCAATGTACAGGTCTGCACTCTGATCACTTCGATCTACTTGAACGGTGCGAACTCCTTCTCCGCCCTGAAGAAAATGATCAAATGAAGAGACCATTAATACAGGAACTTTGAATCGGAGAGCTGTTTCTGCGATCTCCGACTTAACCGGGCAAGCATCACCATCAACAACAATATGGCGTACATTCAACTCACTCAAACAAGACCACCCGGTTTCATAAAATAGCTGCATACTGTAATATACGACCCCAGCCAGTCAAAATCCTTCTGACCTGTCTATGGAAATCAAAGGCTAAAATACGGAACGGCTGTAAATATAAATTTCTCACAATCCGTTCCGTATATTTATACCCTCATATATCCTTCTTTAATACTGAATTTATGCTTTGCCTCAGATCTGTCCTCTGGGGCATAAATGGCACCCGACTACCAGACCAGTTTGGAGAAATCAGCGAAAGATTTCAGATCCCGATCAATGGCTGCAAGCAGTGCTAGACGATTTGCCCGCACAGCTTCATCTTCAGCCATAACCATAACCGAATCGAAGAATACGGTGATAGCTTCCTTCCAAGCCGATGCAATCGCGAGCGCTTCAGTTGCAGCATGCTGAGACAATACCTGACGATATTCTTCATTGGTCTTGCTCCATGCTTCATGCAGCTGACGCTCTCCTTCTTCTGTAAAGAGTTCTGCATGAACCGAAGCATTGGAAGCTTTGGCAGCCAGATTACCGACACGGTTGAAGGATTCGACAGTTGTTTTGAAGGCATCTCCCGTTTGGACAGCTGCCATGAGTGCCTCACCTTTTGGAACTACCGCGCTGATATCATCAAATCCGGAAGAAATCACTGCGTCCACAACATCATAACGAACCGATTCCGACAATAGTTTCTTCACACGAAGGCCGAAGAAGTCCTGCAAATCTTTACGAACTTCTTCATCCGCACGTTTCAACAGGTTCATCTGAGCATGCACTTGAAGTGCAACGCCGAATACGTCGGACAATGTCAGCGGAAGATTGTGATCCAGCAGAATTTGAACGATGCCTGCTGCCTGACGGCGCAGTGCGTATGGATCTTGAGATCCTGTAGGAATGATATTGATCGAGAAACAACCTACAATCGTATCCATTTTATCCGCAACACTCACAATGGCACCAACGAGCGAAGCAGGAGATTGATCTCCGGCGAAGCGTGGCTGATAGTGCTCAAATACCGCTTTGGCTACTTCTTCTTTTTCACCAGCTTTACGGGCATAATCTTCACCCATCACACCTTGCAGTTCAGGGAATTCTCCCACCATAAGTGTAACAAGGTCGAATTTGCAAATATCCGCAGAACGATTCACCGCTTCGGCTACATCAGCTGGTACTTGCAGCTTGCTAGCCAGACCATCCGCAATTTTGCGAATACGGCGAACTTTATCACCAACCGTGCCCAGCTCTTCCTGGAAGACGATACTTTCCAGTTTCGATAATGCATCCTTAATCTCCAGCTTCTGGTCTTCTTCGTAGAAGAACTTGGCATCAGACAGACGTGCACGAAGTACCTTTTCGTTTCCTTTTGCAATAACATCCAGTGAATCGCTGCCACCATTACGAACCGTAACAAAGTATGGTAACAATTGGCCAGCATGATCAAGCACCGGAAAATAACGTTGATGCTCGCGCATCGAAGTAATCAATACCTCTTGTGGAATATTCAAAAATGAAGATTCGAACGTTCCGA includes:
- a CDS encoding YaiI/YqxD family protein, yielding MSELNVRHIVVDGDACPVKSEIAETALRFKVPVLMVSSFDHFLQGGEGVRTVQVDRSDQSADLYIANHIKPYDVVITQDYGLAALALGKRCYVLSFRGREFNDRDIDFMLDSRHTAAKARKRGQYGKGPKAFTEQDREIFQHKLTKLLKDLQENV
- the dnaG gene encoding DNA primase — encoded protein: MSTGQGGIPESIIESVLQQHDIVDTVSRFVHLTKQGKYMKGLCPFHSEKTPSFTVTPEKQIFYCYGCGTGGNAIKFRMEIEGLSFPEAVKTMAEESHISMGDWQGRESAHVNPETERLLEAYELTAKLYHFLLKNTEHGKVAMEYLRSRGFSDKLIDQFQIGYAPNRWDTLVQFLEKREFPLEEMEKGGLLSPRNEGQGYVDRFRDRVMFPINGRSGKPIAFAGRILGDGQPKYLNSPETRLFNKSRVLYNLHHAKNAIRKQRQAILFEGYGDVISAWDQDIQNGVAAMGTALTENQALMLKGMCDEVIVCYDGDRAGQAAALKNFPILEEAGLRVKIALIPDGLDPDDFIRKHGGERFRNQIVDGAVTTTKFKLINLKKNHILLEGGGQIAYSKEAVKLIAPLSSPTEREVYLRELAAEVDVSFETLKQECNEEREAMKNNLQFGDNNPKRWNNGRQQNRQVPTPNLLPAYHAAERKLLAWMLQDDEAAQYVNEHLGEAFNLDDHAAIAAYLYAYYAQGKPSDTSRFMSSLHDDRLEKTVSSISMMDGPGEWSVQVLDDCIREVLKYPRKKEYDLKKEEMIAAERAGDSVRAAQIAIEMIALERQ
- the glyS gene encoding glycine--tRNA ligase subunit beta, translating into MSKDLLFEIGLEEVPARFMRAAIEQLQDRVVKWLDASRIAYGEVNAYATPRRLAVLIKDVADKQEDVEEEVKGPSRKIALDDSGNWSKAALGFARSQGVEPDQFTFKELSGVEYIYATKSSKGVETASVIGEGLLAVLHAMTFPKFMRWASYDFKFVRPIRWIVALLGSDVIELEVAGVKSGNVTRGHRFLGKEAVISDPATYVEVLRSEHVIADVKEREQMIVSQIQALAAEKKWDIAIKEDLLEEVLFLVETPTVLFGTFESSFLNIPQEVLITSMREHQRYFPVLDHAGQLLPYFVTVRNGGSDSLDVIAKGNEKVLRARLSDAKFFYEEDQKLEIKDALSKLESIVFQEELGTVGDKVRRIRKIADGLASKLQVPADVAEAVNRSADICKFDLVTLMVGEFPELQGVMGEDYARKAGEKEEVAKAVFEHYQPRFAGDQSPASLVGAIVSVADKMDTIVGCFSINIIPTGSQDPYALRRQAAGIVQILLDHNLPLTLSDVFGVALQVHAQMNLLKRADEEVRKDLQDFFGLRVKKLLSESVRYDVVDAVISSGFDDISAVVPKGEALMAAVQTGDAFKTTVESFNRVGNLAAKASNASVHAELFTEEGERQLHEAWSKTNEEYRQVLSQHAATEALAIASAWKEAITVFFDSVMVMAEDEAVRANRLALLAAIDRDLKSFADFSKLVW